Genomic window (Zonotrichia albicollis isolate bZonAlb1 chromosome 11, bZonAlb1.hap1, whole genome shotgun sequence):
TAGTGAAAGTATAGGAATTTGTTTCTTCCTTTCACGTGAATAAGACTTTATAAAAACACCTTTGTAGAATTCTTACACTAAAATAGTACTTACCTTAGTAGACACGGCTAAAAGCTCTTCATTTTCTAGATGCAGCCTTTAATATAGATCTCATTCAAGAGACCCTATACTGTAAAATTTAGAGATCTTATTTCGGTTTGTCCCTGAACCAGATgagcttttatttcttcagaGCACTCACTCCAGCCTCAAAAACAACCTGCTGGCAACAGTTGAGCATAAGCCATTCTTAAATACCCCTTCCCATCAAGCAGATCTGCCTTAAACATGTGCTTTGTCACATGATTGAGAGGGCCAAGCCCAAATTAGGCTGTCTGATTGCTCCAAAATGTTTACCTTTGAAAGGTCAAAAATAGAGGGCTGTGGTAATCAGTGCATAATGCTGTGCTTATGGTTCTTCAGGGCTTGTTTATTAGTTCACACCTGGAATGAATATCTAATTTTACTAACAAGCACTTTGAATGAGAAGATGTAATGAAATTGAAAGATCTCTCTCTCTGGCTGAAGTCAACTTGATATAATCTTTATTCTCTTACAAATCTCACTTAGGAAGAGCTTAGCAAAGAGAGTAGTAGCAGCTGTAGTGAATTGTTCTGCACTCTGTTCTGCACCTGTGTTACAGGTGGATCGTTCTAAAAAGCCTTCACTAAAAATCCTCACTGATAACAGAGCAAAACCTGCAAGTACAATCAGTGACAGCCAGTCTGGTGAGAGTGGAAGAATAGTTCCAGACCGCTCCACAAAGCCTGTGCATGATGGAAGGAGCACTctgacagaagaagaaaaaagtcgGGTCCATGCAGAAACTGCTGCTCTGTTAGAGAAAAACAGACGGGAAAAGGAACTGcgggagaggcagcagcaggaacagagagagaggctcaggagagaaaaagaagaacaagaacgaaaagaaaaagaacaagaacaaaaggcaaaagaggaacagaaggagaaggaacacAAAGAAAAGCTACAGCAATCTAAAGAGGACAGAGAGCAGAAGGAGAGGGatgaacaaataaaaagagagcaggaggaaaaggaacaaGAAAGAGCACACAGAGAAGCAGTAGaagcaaaaaagcaaaataaaaatgaaccAGAAAACATTGGTGCAAAAAGGATTGAGATTGACAAAATATCCatggaagaaagagaaaagggaactCGAACACCAGAAACACAGAAACGGGCACTGGGTGATGCATCTCAGACCTTTGTGACTGTTCCAGGCAAGGTCAGTGAAAAGAAAATCATCATCACATGTTGAAATAGTTATGCACTTAAATCATTCTGAATAGTCCAGTTTAATCTAGCAATTTGAAATATGTAATTGGATGTGTATTTAGACCACATTTTACTTTAAAGTAGAGGAGAGAGTTGAAACAAAGAcacaaagagatttttttcccccaagacaAGCTTGTTTCTTTCTTGTAGGAGGGCAGCATGTAATCCCCACGGGATAACAAAACTTCCCACTCACGTGGAGCTAGAAGGGATGATGGTTCATAGACTGCAACCCTCTGTTTCCAAAATAGAAGCCTGGTGGTATTTAATCTTTTGTGCCAGCTTGGTGCTGTATGTGGTGTTAAGGACACAGTGGTGTCATAAGGAACCCTTTAGTGCCCCCAGCTGTAGAAACACTGACAGAACAGGATTTTGTTACCTGGCACAGGAAGCAAAGCAACATCCTCATCTAGGATTTTTGCTGGAAACAGTCCGGTACCAAACCCTGGGGGGAAGGGAGGAGTGTCACAGTTCTTTCTTTCCTCATTCTTGaaaaaaactgcaaaatttCTCAATTTACAAATCGACTGATCATAGAACTAGAGCCACTTGCAAGTTAACAATGGAACAGATGTCTTTACAACCCCTTCTCAAGAAGTTGAATTAGGatatttttctctgcttttgtgATTGCAGTTGTGATTTGATCATATTCTGATGTTCGTTTAATCCAGAtgcacaaaaaagcaaaaataaatcttcCTGTGCAAATTTAGCACAGTCATTCATGAGCTCTTGACTGACAGAGAAACATCACATAATCCCAAAATGATGGCCTGTGATCAACCAAATTCATGTTGGCTTCACAGTTTGCCTTTTCCATGGAGAGGTTTGATAAGTGAggagcaaaagggaaaaaagcctgaAGTTTAACAACAAATTATAAACCCCACAACTTTTAGGGTGGAAAGTAGCATAGGTGGAATatctgcattttatttctgaGCTGTTGAAACCAGAGAACAAACTGTGATACAACATTCAGTTTCAAAAACTATTCCAGTAAATTGTCTAGAGTATGCAGAAGGAATAAAAATCACCTGCTTTAACCACTTTGTTGTGGTACGTGCATTTAACAACCGAAAAAGAAAGTGTAACTCTGCTTTATCAGCATTCTTTACTGACATGCCAGATGAAAATTGAAGCCTTCTTTCAAAATCTTTTGCAGCAAATGGGGGTTAAAGGACAACCAGACAGTGAAGCTCAAAAGCCAGGACCCCTTAGAGAGGATTCTGAACAAGATACTGAAAGACTTAAAGTAAATACAAATGTATTGTATGTAGTCAAAATAATTAAGCACAGATGCTTTATGATTATTATGTTAAACTccatttcatttcagtttttaaagtcACCATCTTAAGACTATGCCATGTTCACAGTgttcatttgctttttttcacttgtcaaattcaaatgaaaaatacttGAAACTTCCATTAGAAGTCTTGATGTGTTTCTGGTGGCACTAACAAACATTCTCCATGCATTCATCATCTCATGCACACACCTTCAAGTGCTGctttaagagagaaaaaagctCAGCCTTATGAATTTAACAGAAGCTTATACTCCTACTGTTTCCTGAttcttcagggaaaaaattGAGTTTTATGACTTTCATGAGACTAAATGGTTGGTTTGTTTCTTGCTTTTTTGGAATGTGtcagaaaatgttttgtttagGTTCCTGTGTTTTTTGTTTAGATTGAGCCATAGAAAATACTAAATTACCATTAcaatacattttatttctatCTGTAATCAAGGATTTATTGTACTGTTTGCACTGAATCATGTAACTCCATAGAGAAGTCACAGGCAGCTCGTTGCTGTGCATAGGGAACAGTACATACCTTACTTTTCTCTTTGTTTATTAGTCCCAGCGGGAGCCATTAATGAGAGCACGAAGTGAGGAAATGGGAAGGATAgtcccagggctgcctgcaggtTGGGTAAAGGTAACTCctcttctgaaatgaaaattaaactgTTCTGTGTCGTTTTGTCCTGTATTTCAGCTGTGTCTTACTTCTAAGTTAGatcttgtttcatttttttttactcccCTTTAACTTCCACACATTTACTTTCtgaattttaatattatttgtAATGAAACTAGGACAGTTCATCTGCTGTTCCTGGTTTTTGCTGTTTAATAGGCATTTTGGTGAAAATTCCCCTTCTACTAAATTTAATCCATTGAATGTTGAGGCCAGTCACAACTTAATATCCCAATGTCTGAAAACCTCGTGCTGTTGTTAATAGGTAAGTTAATGATGGATTTTCACTTGAGTTTGAAactatttgtttttttcccccaagttcCTGGATGACATCACTGGAACCTATCGTTACTATCACTCACCAACCAACACTGTTCAGATGTACCCACCAGaaatggctcctgcagccaCTCCTCCATCCACCCCTCCCACGCGCAAAGCCAAGGCCAAGGTGGCAGCTGAGCGCGAGAGGGAACACTCCAAGCTCAAGCGCTCCTACTCGTCCCCAGATATCACCCAGGCCATCCAGGAGGAAGACAAGAAAAGAATTCCTGTCACTCCTGCAGTCAATCGTGACAATAAGTATGTTTGCTTGATAACTTAGATCACAGCTCAGGCAGTATGACAGCACAAAGGACTTTCTTTGTGTTTAACCAGCTGAAATTCCTTACTGTTTTCTAAGTGGGTTTGAAGGATGCATGAGTAATAGACTGAAATTTCACTGCTAGAAGTTCAATGTATAGAGCAGTTCTCTCATCATGGTTATGTATTAGCAGGAATTTCAGAGGTTACAGTCTATTAATTGGATGACAGTTGCTTTTTAAGTTCTGTTATTTGTGTTATCATACTAAAAGTCTGTCTTCCGACAGTTTGTGAAATGCAAGTTTTCACATTTTAGACTGTATTAAACAGCTAATTCTTCATCTGTGaattaaagaaataaaggaagaaaatatatCAATCTCACAGCTGATGGTGCCTAAAACTCAGCCTCATTATAGGGCAGTGTATATGGATTTCTCACTGTTGCATTGGCTGGTTTTGAGTACCCTAAATGGTGGTGTTTGGTGCCAGGATGGTCCAATCCCTGTGGGTGGTGGGGTGAGGTGTGCTGTCTGTTGGTTTATGTGAACAACTTTATCAAGTCTGAAACtcctaaaaaataattttttgcttATAGACCTGCATGTTACACTAAAGCAGAAATTTCCAGGCTCTCTGCATCGCAGATTCGCAATCTCAATCCCGTGTTTGGGGGATCGGGACCAGCTCTGACAGGACTTCGTAATCTAGGGAACACTTGCTACATGAATTCCATATTGCAGTGTCTGTGCAATGCTCCTCACCTGGCTGAGTATTTCAACAGAAACTTGTATCAAGCTGATATTAACAGGTAACAATCTCTCACCTGCCTTTATACTTGCCAATTCAAGAAGATAAGATGACTTAATGGGGCTATTTTTTTAAGTAGGAGGCAAATGGTAACTTTAGGTACCTTGACGGCATTTTCAAAATTCATGTGTGTCATTAAATAGGTTTTACTGGACTGTGATAATTAAATTATGGTCACCACATTCATAAAATACATGTGTGCTAGAGTATCTTAAAACCAAACTGAATATTTAAATAGTTCACAAAACATACTGTACCTTCCATCTGGAATATGGTACCAAATTACAGGGCTGACACAGATGAAAATTTAACTCAGTCTAATAGCCAGTTTTCCGTAgtctaaagaaatattttaaaattgggATCATGTTTTGAATTAAAAACATTCATATTAAAACCCAGTTATTTGAATGGCTCAGaattggtttttgtttcttattttaTAGGTCAAATTTCCTGGGGCATAAAGGTGAAGTGGCTGAAGAGTTTGGTGTAATAATGAAAGCTTTATGGGCAGGACAGTATAAATATATCAGTCCAAAAGACTTCAAAATTACAATTGGGAAAATTAATGACCAATTTGCGGGATATAGCCAACAGGACTCCCAAGAATTGCTTCTCTTTCTAATGGATGGCTTGCATGAGGACCTAAATAAAGTAAGCAATACACTTAAAACAAATTATATATCTGTCAGAAAATCAagacaaatttttaaaatactttcctATTCCATAAGATTATGGTACTGCAACCTTGTATAGAAAGAAATGTGATTATTCAGAATTAAAGTAGGAATTCTGAAGTAGTAGATATAAGGTGGTGGAGGGAGTCACAGAAGAAGCCTCGCTAGACAAGAACTGGATGGCAACACTGACATGTTTAAATATTCTTGTGAATAATCAATCATATGCTTGCCTGTGTGAGATTTCTGACTTACATACATGTTAATAAATTGCTGTCATATTTAAACTTCTGCTATCCAGGCTGACAACAGGAAAAGATACAAGGAAGAAAATAACGATCACCTGGATGACTCAAGTGCAGCAGAAATAGCCTGGCACAAACACAAGCAGCTCAACGAGTCCATCATTGTGGCACTGTTCCAAGGGCAGTTCAAATCCACCGTGCAGTGTCTGACGTGTCACAAGAGGTCCCGAACCTTCGAGGCTTTCATGTATCTGTCATTGCCACTTGCATCCTCCAGCAAATGCACTCTGCAGGTAAGGGCAACTGGAGGGAAACAGAGAAactgctcctgcagtgccagctggcacctgattgtgatgctgctgctgctcaccctcTGCTTGAAGGGGTTGGTCAGCATTCTGCTTAATTTGCTTTGACCTGAAACGTGAACAGAACCGAATCTGCGGGTTTTTTTCAATTCTTCTAAAGTTTAAAGAAATAGGTCATCCCTTAAAAGTTTTAAGTTAGAAGCAGGATGGAAATACTGAAGCTGCAACAGCAGCATGTATATTACTTGCTTTGGTAGGTCACAATGTAAGTATTCTGTggttttaaacaaaatattgtCTGTACATTTTGAAGGACACTAATTAATATCTGCAGTAAAACTTGCTTCCACACGTAGATTTAAGTCACTTTTCCTCAGTGAAATGTAGGATGTAGATAACCAATGCAGGCTAACAACCAAATGGGAAACAAGCATTTTTGTTATACTTGCAAAAACACCTACCATTCACAATCTCTGTATTTTGTTTTAGGAATGCCTTAGATTGTTCTCCAAAGAAGAAAAGCTCACTGATAACAATAGATTTTACTGTAGCCATTGCAAAACTCGAAGGgattctttgaaaaaaatagaaatttggAAATTACCACCTGTTCTTCTTGTGCACTTGAAACGGTAAGGAAATGGCGATTGGTGGATATTACTGGGGATTAAATGACCAGGCTTTGATGGAACTGGATTGTTCCATGGTAGTGGCTGAGCATTTTACCTTAGAGAAGGTCACAGATACATTACCAGTTGTAATGTTGCAAGAATTTGATTTTCATCTGATGCTTCTTTTATAAGGCTGTAACTCCCAAGGCACTTTCACAAGTGATCTCTTGTTATTTTTACTAAGAGACACATGAGCAAATGTTAACAGAACTGGGGGCTTTAGTTGAGATCACATCCTGGttaaaaacagggaaaacaaacaTGCTTAATACAGTGGAATAGCTTGTGAACAGCCTGTAGCTTTTCATGGTGCTTTTTAATTCTCTAGATTTTCCTATGATGGAAGATGGAAACAAAAGCTTCAAACTTCAGTAGATTTTCCACTGGAAACTCTTGACCTCTCTCAGTATGTTATTGGTCCAAAGACTTCCTTGAAGAGATACAATCTGTTCTCAGTATCGGTGAGTAACCAGTCACGTTTCAAACTCCAGCTGCACTTTATGCCAGGACTCAGGGTGGCCTGTTGTGATTCAGCCAGGCTGCATTGTAGTTACAGATTAAGTTGCATTCTGAAAAAGAACAATTTAGTAAAAATTTCACATTCTAGATGATTTCCCTAAGCAGGGAAGAAATGGCAGCTTTGAAGGCCACTAACCCTTGCCTTacattcacagaatcattacGGTGGGCTGGACGGGGGGCACTACACAGCCTACTGCAAAAACGCTTCAAAGCAGCGCTGGTTTAAGTTTGATGACCACGAAGTGTCCGAGATCTCGGCGTCCTCGGTGAAGTCCTCAGCTGCTTACATTCTCTTTTATACATCCTATGAACAGCGAGCAGTAGACATGGCCACGTAAAGGGATGTGGCTTAAGgaaactggttttctttcttcaaGAGCAAAGTAGGCCTGGGAATGCACACGAAAATGCAGAAGTGCAGCAGACACAGTCACTGGAGTGGGAGGAGCAGGgtgtctgccagcagggctCGCTGGGGCCGTGGCAGTGCTTCACAATCAGACTGATGGGCAATGCTTGTGGTCATACTGCCATCTGTGGAACCATTTACAAGCATACTTGCATtactgtttatttaaaaaagaacTATATTTTTAGTCTGCTCCAAAATTAAATTCTAGCTTAGTCATCTGAAATCTATTAACAAGTAGTTTAAAATGTCTTAAAATCCCAAGGCATatcttggtttatttttttctttcactgttaATGGCCTTTTCACATTTCTAACCTTAAGCTTGACTCTACTGTGAATACTCTAGAACGATGTAAACAGTTAGGAATGTAAGTGTACATATTGATTGCATACTTGCACATCAGAATTATGTATATAATAAAATGTTGTCCTTTTTGTGAGAATCTCTAAAACTCAGAGGATTGCATTTATTTGCCAGCTCTAAGTAATTGCAACACTACTTAATAAAAAAGCAGAGCtgtattattttttctgttagCTTTTGTCAATATTTGTGCACTTCAGAGTTATTCTAAAcaagattttcctttttaattttttaatataaattttcaTGTACACATGCATTAAAAACCTtaatgaagaaattatttaaaaatatatcctGTTAAATGtatgtttgggtttggtttttcatTCTCAGCTGTTATGTAATGATCAAGATTGTACATAATAACAATCTGACTCACACTCACACAGTTTAAAGGTTCTCCAGATAAAAATACTGTTTTGCATAGAGCTGATTAGTTTAAAAACTTCTTTTAGTTGCATCTTACATATTTCTCTGCTATGGATTAGGGttagttttccttttctgatAAGGTTGGCATTCAAAAGTCTTACATTCTGAGCTTTTacctgtctgtctgtgtctgtcttGCTGGTGGAATTAAGGCCAATATTGATTGTTTTCCAGAAGCTTGCAACTTGCAAACAAGTTTGAAGTGctggagaaacaaaaattacatCAGTAGAGCaatgcctttttctttcttctgtatTAATGGTCACTCCATCCTCTCTTCTGTAGCACAGTCTGGTCTGGTTGTGTGCTTTCACTTTGGTATCCTTCTGTTAGTTCCTGAAAGGCAGCTTAGAACAACCTACTATACTTAAccagcagaaaaagaagaatttcCAGGTAAGTGCATCTGTGTGCTCAACATCCATGTTGTTTTGAGGGGTGCAAGAAGGGTGTCATGGAAAACAACCCTGGCCCTTGTGCACATGGAGCAGATGCACATTCCGTCATGGCTTAGGGCTGTAACTGTCCTTTCTAGGAGTCACTTCCTGAAAGACCACAACAGCTGATCAGTGGTGCACATGCTCTAGTTTATTGATGAAACAGGAGTTGGCTAATGCTGCTGGTGAATTCTAGGTGCTGCCCTACCTAGTGTTCCTTTTCAAGACTAACAGGGTGTCAGTAGCCTTGGGAGATGTAGAAGAGGAGGTAAGCTGTGTCAGCCTGCACTGCAGAGTCTGGGATCTTGGTGACCTGGGCATCATCAAAGCTGTACCAGTGCTGGGTGATTGAGTGCTTGCAGAAGGCCGTGTAGTGGCCATAATCCAGATCTCCAGCATGGTTCTGTAACAAACAACACAGTCTGTTAAAACCAGACTCCTGTTCTGTCTCCTTACAGGCAAAGCTAGGAACTGGCAATGGTTTCATGTATGCACTTGGAAAAGATGGCACTGAGGGTTCTAGCCCCTTTTGGCTTAGGGCAGGGAATGTTAATTCAAATAAATTCTTTCAACCAGAGTTAATGGATGATGATCATGCTTATTTATTTTGCAGTTATATTTGCAATCCAACTATTAGCCCTAATACAGGACACTATAAGAGGACCCCATTGTTGTGAGCTATGGCCTTATTTAAAACGAGGATTCATGCTGGATCAGCCTGCAAGTTTACTCTGAAGAGGCATTATGTGCCAGGAGAGCATTCTTTTAAAACTGGGATGTtggggaagaaggagaaataatGTCTCTGTCCTTCAGTTACGTACTGTTACTGGATTATGTCCACGGCTGGTAGAAAAAAGCGTACAACAAAACATACATTAAATTATAATTCATTATACATTCAGTCCAAACCAACACAGGCTTCATCTGCTCCATGAGCCAGGGCATTCCCAATAAAAGCAGGAAGGGCAAAGCTTACCACTACAGCACACAAGCTGTACTCTGTATTGTTGTTACACGATGTGGAGATGTAGGGAGAGAGATCCAGATCGCTGAACGGATAGCAGACAGTGGTTGAGAGTTTCCTTCTGTTCTTGTCCTGCCAGGCAAACCTGAAATGAATTTTTGGACGATTTTAAATGACCCTCAGCTTCTGATTGTGTTGTGGTCATTGCTTAACTGACTTTcctgggaggagggaaaaccaACAACTGACTGCCCAGCATTTGAAAGAAAGATCTCTGGTAATGTTGTGTATTGCAGTAAACTCACAAAAAATGCACCAAACCCTCATGACATGTCCAGCAAGAAAAGCAAAGCTCTTGCTTCCTGATCCTTCAGTCAAAGACTGAAGTCGTATCTGTGCATCAGTCTCGCTGTGTCCTAAACATTTTGGACTGGACTGCAGTGCCAGTGTCAGCTCTTCTCTCATGCCAGACTTCATCCCTCTTCCCTCTGTAACGTTGAGTACATTATTGCATTTTTAAACATTCACAGTGTggccaagagctgcagctggggaccACATGTCCTTTGAGAATGTTGAGAAAAGCAGATGCTGAATGGAAAATTAAATAAGAACTTCAGATACATAGTTCTGGGAAGTCAAATCATCCCAGAGTAGTTTTCTTTATAGGTGGAAAgttgttaagaaaaaaaattctttagaaTAAATTCAGCATCTGGCTATGTGTGGCTAGTGAAATCTGCTAACCCAGGTGCTCCTTTGCTGAGGCATCACTCTGTTTAGGACTGATTTAGAAAAGGGATAAACAAAACCAGAGTGTCtcaactgcagcagcagcaagcaaACCAGTCAGTCCTGCTTTTGGAAGCCAAGGCACAGGCTCTGAGCTGCCACAGGAATTGATTCACAGGGATCATTCAGGGACTGGATGAGCCACTGCACTGGGCTGTAGTCAGTCACTGCCTGGTGCAGTTCTCTTCCCTCTGGAGAGGGGATCCCAAGTACAGGGAGAAATTTGGTGGGCTGCAGGACACAGGCGGAGCACCGTACATGAAATTCAGGAATGCAACTTGCATGTTTGACAGCTGTATTTCTGTAAAGGCCCTTTTAGCTTTCAGGTATCTAAAGTACTAAACCCACTTATTTGCAGTGATTTGCTTCCATTCAGGCAAACACCTTCATGACTCACATTGCCcaggagctggccatgtcctaCCTCACTTAGACTATACCTCTTTAGATGAAAAATGATGATCTGTGGTGCCTTGGTTATGGAGGCTGTTACTGTTGCATCTTGGTTGCTTCCACACCAGTGGCAGTAGATTTGGTTGTTCCGAGTCAGTGTGTCTGGCTGAAAAAAGCATTCCAGGCAGTCctgtcaaaggaaaaaaatccaatcaTCACTCGATTGAACAGATCTCCCTCCACCCATGGAGGTGCTAAGCAATATAAGAGATGAATTTGCTCCCCCTAACTGAAGTGTGATGCAGCAAGGCTGACAAGATTCACAAGACAAAGCAGCCAGGATTGGCTTCCATTCTCCCCACCAAGGCAGAAATATCTGGATGATTGGAATAAAACCTTCACGGCTGCTATTGAATAATCTTAATATCCTTCATCCCCTGGCAACTCTTGAGCATTGCTCTTGTAACCTTACCAGCCTCCATGGTTCTGAGACCAGTAAAGACACCCCACTTCTCTAGGGACCAGATCCAAGACTATCCATTAGTGCTCAGGAGACCAAAGTAACTAAAGCAAGCCCTGCATTTTTCCAATAAAACTTATTAGTCTAAGCCTCTAGTCCCAGCTgaagcagaaagcagcaggaagGTGCTGGCTGTTGTACCTGCAGAGAGCACACTCTGGTGgaagggatgggcagggagaggacggTGAAGCTCTCGGGTTTGTCACTGAGGGCTTTGCATGTCAGACACCTGATGGCATAACTGAGCTGTCCCTCAAATAAGTGTGTTATAATAGATGTGCCACTGCTACTCCTTGTgcttgctcctgcagcagagctccATCTTTCTTGGCTTGGCtatacagaaggaaaaagattGACAAAATGTAGATAAGCAATTGTTTTGTTAAGTGCCTTCACTGGGTTTTAATAGGTGCTGCCCACTCCCTGGGTTGATCAGTTGTTAGTCTTGCCACAGAACATGGCTCTAAAATGCTGTTACTTGATGGTTCATACATGTAGACTAAGATTGATTCATTTTCTGAGAGAAAagtaacaaaaatacaacaattCAGACATTTGATAGCATTAATTGCTTGAAAAGCTCTTTATCAGTGGCTCTGGAGGGGAGAAAGACGTGGGGGCATGGCAGACGTGAAGTTTTCAGGCAGATGAGAAAGTGGAAGAACATTAACTgtggaaggagaaaggagagacAGAGGTAGGACAGTGAAGCTACACCAGCACTGTGACTTAGATGGGGCTGCAATTTGATGGAGCATTAGACAAGAAGC
Coding sequences:
- the USP50 gene encoding ubiquitin carboxyl-terminal hydrolase 50 — its product is MAWKWKYSPKEQLEDMSSLHPGLTGLQNLENTCYMNAVLQCLCSLSPLVQYFLSGKWNPALHQEIGESATAFGCLVSDMWLGEFDFVSPEAFHSVFGKRHPAFSSKTQHDAQEFLICVLDDLHEAFKQPSQERWSSAAGASTRSSSGTSIITHLFEGQLSYAIRCLTCKALSDKPESFTVLSLPIPSTRVCSLQDCLECFFQPDTLTRNNQIYCHWCGSNQDATVTASITKAPQIIIFHLKRFAWQDKNRRKLSTTVCYPFSDLDLSPYISTSCNNNTEYSLCAVVNHAGDLDYGHYTAFCKHSITQHWYSFDDAQVTKIPDSAVQADTAYLLFYISQGY